Below is a window of Paremcibacter congregatus DNA.
CGACAGAGGGTGGGGCAGGGCCTGTTCGATCATTTTGACGTCATGAGCGGCAATCCGGCCCCAGCTGAAGCTTTGCTTGTTGGAATCAATGGCAACACCATTGAGTTCAATTGCCCGGTAGATGGCATCAAGGCTGAGGGGCACCGTGCCCTGTTGCCAGGCGTAGCCGAACAGGAACATGTTGGTGGCGATGCTGTCGCCCATCAGGGCCGTCGCCAGCCGGGTGGCGTCGACGGTGTTCAGGGCGTCTTCCCCGACCACGCGGCGGATGTTGCGGGTGATCAGGTCATCATGAATATCCGCATCGCGGTTGAGGGTGAACTGCGCCGTCTGGATTTTCTGGGTGTTGAGAATGACGCTGGATTTCTTTTCCTGCAGGGTGCGCAGGGATTCCGGGCTGCCGGCGACAACCATGTCGCAGCCGAGCAGCAGGTCGGCTTCGCCGGTGCCGATGCGCACCGCCTTGATATCGTCAGCATGGGGTGCAAGACGCAGGTAGCTGATCACAGACCCGCCCTTTTGCGCAAAACCGGTGAAATCAAGCACGGTGGCACCTTTGCCTTCCAGGTGGGCCGCCATGACCATGATCTGACCAATGGTGACAATACCTGTACCACCGATACCGGTGACCATGATGTCATAGCCCTGATCCATAGCCGGAAGGGTCGGCATGGGGACCTGATCCAGGAAGCTGTCGGAACTGGTTTTGGCACCCTTTTTAACGCTGCCGCCGTGGACGGTGACGAAGGACGGGCAGAAGCCATTGATGCAGCTGTAATCTTTGTTACAACTTGACTGATCAATCATGCGTTTGCGGCCAAGTTCGGTTTCCTGCGGCATGATCGACACGCAGTTGGAGGCGACCGAACAATCGCCGCAACCTTCACAGACCGCCTGGTTGATAAAGGCGCGTTTCGGCGGATCGGGAAATTGTTTTTTCTTGCGGCGGCGGCGTTTTTCAGAGGCGCAGGTCTGATCGTAAATCAGGGCGGAAACGCCTTTTACCTCGCGCAGCTTGCGCTGGACATCATCCAGTTCATCGCGGTGATGAATGGTGACGCCGGGGGCAAAATGGGTCACACCTTTGTATTTTTCCGGCTCATCCGTTACCACATAGATCGCACGCACCCCCTCATTATGCAATTGACGGCTGATCTGGTCGGGCAGCAGGGTACCTTCCAGCGGTTGCCCGCCGGTCATGGCGATGGCATCGTTGTATAGAATTTTATAGGTGATGTTGACCTTGGCCGCGACCGCCTGACGGATGGCGAGCAGGCCGGAATGATAATAGGTGCCATCACCGAGATTCTGGAAGATATGGCCTTCATGGGTGAACTGGCTCTGGCCAATCCAGTTGACGCCTTCGCCGCCCATCTGGGTCAGTTGCCCGGAATTACGGTCCATGCCATTGGCCATGAAGTGACAGCCGATACCCAGCATGGCGCGGCTGCCGTCGGGAACCTTGGTCGAGGTGTTATGGGGACAGCCGGAACAGAAGTAAGGCGTGCGGAAATCTTTATGTTCAAAGGTTTTAAGGCTGTCGATTTTTTCCACAACAGCGTTGTTCAGCTGATCGAGCGTATGATTAAGACCAATTCCCTGCAGGTACGGGGTCAGGGCGGCGAGCACGTCTTCCGGCGATATTTCGCCTACGGGGTTCAGCATCTGTGTACCGTCTTCGCGTTTTTTTCCGACGATGACCGGCCGGTTTTCGGCAGGCATATTATAGAAAAGATCGCGGATTTGCCGTTCGACGAAGCTGCGTTTTTCCTCGACCACGACAATACGGTCAAATTGGCGACAGAAGGCAGTGACGCCTTCTGGTTCGATGGGCCAGGTCAGGCCAATCTTGAAGATTGAAAGACCGGCCTTCTCTGCCGTGTCCTTGTCAATGCCCGCCTTGGCGAGGGCTTCCATCAGGTCGAGATAGGCCTTGCCGCAGGTGACAATACCGAGCGGTTTCCTGGCGCCGCCCGCCGGTTTGTCGCCGTCCCAGATCACCTGATCAAGGGGGTTGGCGCGGGCAAAGGCGTGCACGGCTTTCAGTTTGTGATCGATCAGGCGACCTTCGATTTGCGGGAAAGGATCGGGCCAGCGGTAATGCAGGGCGTTTTTGTCATATCCTTCATGAGGCGGAAAAACAAAGCTGTCGTTCACCAGATCCATATTGACCGTGGCGGCGCTTTCCACCACTTCGCTGACGGCGATAAAGCCGGACCAGCAGCCGCTGTAGCGGCTGAGGGCAAAGCCATAGAGACCAAAATTGAGGTAATCCAGAAGATTGGACGGGGCCAGCACCGGCATCATCCAGGATTCCATCAGCTGTTCGCTTTGATGGTTCATGCTGCTGGACACCGCCCCGTGGTCATCACCGGCAACGACCAATACGCCACCGTGGGGGGATGCCCCGAAGCTGTTGGCATGTTTCAGGGCGTCACTGGCCCTGTCGGCGCCGGGACCCTTGCCGTACCAGATGCCGAAAACACCATCATAATCTGCATGACCGGATGTTTCCACCTGTTGCGAGCCCAACACCGCCGTGGCGGCGAGCTCTTCGTTGATGCCGGGGGTGAAAGTAATATTGTGCTCTTTCAGCGTCGCGCCGCAGGTCCAGAGTTCCCGATCATAATTGCCAAGGGGAGAACCGCGGTAGCCGGAAATGAAACCGGCGGTGTTGAGGCCGGCCTTTTTATCGGCCTCGGCCTGCAGCAGGGGAATGCGCACCAGCGCCTGTGTCCCGGTCAGGAAAATTTGCCCGGAGGTCCGTTTATAGCGGTCATCCAGTTGGTAATCGTCAAGCGTAACAGGCTGCGCCTGCTGGGGTGCGGAGTTGGTCATCGCGTAAGCCCTATAGTATATGCCATAATTATTCTGCATTCCACCAATGCAGATGTTTTTGAAGCTGGAAACATAATACCTCTAATAATAAGGGTATGTCCTTGCGATTTTGTGTGAAATATGCCAAGAAGTGAGCAAGTTATTTTAATTTTATGTAATATATTAGAAGGATTGTTCTTTGGCGAAACTGGATAGCATAGATTTCAATATACTCAGGGAACTGCAGGAGAATGGCCGCCTGTCGAACCATGATCTGGCGAAACGGGTCGGTTTGTCGCCGTCCCCCTGCTGGCGGCGGGCCAAGCGGTTGGAGGATGAAGGCATCATTGACCATTATGCCGCGATTCTCAATGCGGAGAAGGCGGGTTTTCACCTGATCGCCTTTGCCCATGTGATGCTGGAGAAACATCAGATGGAAATGCTCGAACAGTTTGACGAGGCGATCTGCCAGCGGCCGGAAGTACTGGAATATTATTCGATGAGCGGAGATTATGATTTCCTGATGAAAGTCACCACCCGCAATATCAAGGAATATGAGGACTTCCAGACCGGTTTCCTGATGCGGCTGCCGGTGGTGCGCTCGGTCAGCACCAGTTTTGTGCTGAAACAGAAGAAACATACGACAAGACTGCCCCTGCGCCTGCTGGAAAGCCCAGAGAAATAATTGTGGGGTAATCACCAAAGAAGCCGGGACTTCTTTGGTGATATTTTAAGGCGATCAGGGGCTGGTCACGGCTTGGGTCTCATCGTTGGCGGGTTGTGAGGTGAAGCCTCCTTACCACCCACGTGGGTCGCTAAAGCCGACAGCCTATCCTGATCCTACTTGTTGGTTTTTCCCGGCAAGCTTAAGTCACCTGAGGCGATATCCATGACATTGACCACGCAGAGGAGGGGGCATGGACACTCTGGTTAATCCGTAACCCTGCCGTGACCCCGTCAAAGCTTGCCTCTTCGACAATCCCGATGCTGTCAAAAGGGACATGGACTTCAACCGTATCGCCGTTAAAGCTGGGGCTCCAGCCAGGGCTGTCGAGCAGGAGAGGCAGGCCAGGCCAGGTTTTTGGCAATCGGGGTGTTTGACCTTGGGGAATATCGACAACGCCGAGCGCCCCCTTGCCGCATTGGTCATTGGGCTGAAGCACCACCCAATGGCTGTGCCACAGATTGCCGTCATTGGCCCTATTACCGTCGCCATTTTCATCAAACAAGGGGGTGTCATCAAAATCCGGATGGGCGGTCACCGCCAAGGCCAGAATGCCGGCATCCTTCTCAAATCCAACGTCGTAACTATTGATCGAAGTCGGCCAGACATAAGAGAATACGTCGCTGCCCGCCAGTTGACCGGTGGCGGTCGGCGTGCTGGCCCCGGCTTTGCCGGATACCGCCATGTGAAATGTTGCCACCTTTCCTGTGGTGGAGATCTTGGTATGGATGATGTCAAAAGGCGTCAGAACGGCCGCGCTTTCAGCGGACTTAAGGCCATCACTATGGTGATCATGGGCGAGAACGGGGAGCGACACACTCGCTAACAAGGCCACTGCGGCGATGGTTACCGGATCATGCCGCACCCCCTTTCAGGTCGGCAAGGGACGCCCCGAAATTGATATGAAACACCGTATTGTTCACGACCAGAGCCGGTACGGACAGCACTCCGGCCTGTTCAGCGTCCGCGAATTTTGCGGCATCTTGCCCCAAATGAACCACGTGAATGTCAAAACGGCTTCGGTCGAGGGTTTCCAGCAACTGTTGTTCCGCGCTGACACAAACCGGGCAACCGGCATGATAGAAAAATGCTTTCGTCATTATATTCAAGTCTCCTGGATAAGGTTAAGTAGTATTGATTCGATACCAATGTATGTGAGGACTTTACGCTTGTCAATATGGTATTTAGTCGATACTATTGAGATCATGAAAACAAATCGCATTTATCATTATCTGGAACGTATGGGAGAACTGCTCAAGGTCAGCGCCCGTCACGCCGGCGCGGACCACGGGCTGCAGCCGGTTCATCTTGAGGTCTTGCGCTATCTGTCTGTGTGTAATCGATATTCAGATACACCGATGGCGGTGACAGAATACCTGGGGCAGACCAAGGGGACCGTGTCGCAAACCATAAAAATTCTTGAGAAAAAAGAACTCGTCCGCAAGGAAGCGGATCAAAATGACAAACGAATGACGCATTTGAAGGTCACCAAACAAGGCCGTGATTTCATCGACGCAAATCTGCCCACGGATATGTTTGTGACCGCCTGTCAAAATTTGTCAGAGACGCAGCAAGCCGAAATCGATGCCGCGCTTGATTTGCTGCTGACGACGATGATCAGGTCCAATCATATGAAATCTTTCGGGGTGTGCAGTTCTTGTCAGTTCAATCTGAAACGGGGGGAGGGCGCGTATTTTTGCGATCTGGTCAAGGCGCCCTTGACGCGGGATGATACCAAACTTATCTGCAGGGAACATGACGCCGGAGATAGGGACGCTCAAGGAAATCTAAGGAGACTGAAATGACAATGGTTTTGTTGGTTTTAAAGTATGGTGATGATCATGCTCACAGGTGAATGTTTTTGTGGCGCGATCACCTATCAAATTGATGGTAAAGTCCGCGATGCCCGATCCTGTCATTGTTCACGATGTCGCAAGGTATTCAGCGCACAGGCTTCCGCCTACGCTCTGGTTGACAAGAATGAATTTACCTGGCTCACCGGGCAGGAGAAGCTCACCTCCTATATGGGGGAACACGGCTTCGGTTTCCAGTTCTGCACTCACTGTGGCTCGACTTTATGTGGCGTGTATCGGGGGGATATTCATGGCATCACGCTCGGTTGTTTGAATGAGGACCCTGAAATTGAGATCGGTTACCATCTTTATGTCGGGTCCAGAGCCACCTGGGAAGCCCTGCCTGCAAGCGGCAAGTTATATGAGGAAGGCCAAACAGAAAACGAAGTGGCCAAATGACGGGGAGGCATGCGGGCCTTGCCAAGTCCCGACCGCTGTGCTTATCGAGTAGCAACAGTGACGCTGCCGCTTATTATCCGCCGTCACTACCCGATCAAGTCAGGTAATGACGGGGTGGGGGGAAGCTGTGGAGCGGAGTATTTTCACTCTCTATCACTTCTTCAGTCGTACCCCTGTGCCGCCGCCGTTTTCGGGGATGAATTCGATGCCTGCAGTTTCAAGCGCTCCTTTTATGGCTTCGAGGTTCACGGGGCGGGGGGTGCGGGCGCCGCGCTCAAAGTCGGCAATGGTTTTCTTTGCTACATTCGATGCGGCTTCGAGTTCGTCTTGTCTCCAGTCTAGGAGTGAACGTGCCGCACGGCATTGAAGTCTTGAAATCGGCGTCATAAAAGTTACATTTCTAATGTTGTTTTGTGAGATGAAATATGTTACATTTTAAATGTTACTAAAGCAACTCGGCAAGGTGCTACCAACACCCTGCCGAGTCTAACCACACCAACCTGCTTAGGAGGCTGACATGGCTACCTCACGTCTTAGCACAGATGAGCTGTGCTTGTTAATCAACATCTTCCCCATCTCCCCGAAAATCATTAATATCTCTCCCTGTTCTCCCGTTATTGTCTGGCGCTCCTCTTGTGCGGACGGGCTGAAGGGTGAGGAAAGGGGCATCTTATGAAATATTCCCTTGGCCAGCTGCCGGACCCGGTCCGGCGTGATCTCTCACATATTGCCGATATTCTGGTTAAAGAGACCATTGCCCGTCCCGCCACCCAGGATCGGTACATCCCGGGTGACATCCGGCATATCACTCTGCGGGGCGGCCTTGTCGAGGACCACTGGACGCCGGACAGTTATTGGTTTGACGCGGCGTATCACCATACGGCACTGTCCGTCGCCCTGTCCGGCCTGGAAGGGCATTGCGCGGAGCTCCATACCATCGCCGATATTCTGCGCTCGCTCTCCGATCTGACGGCTGGCGTCGCGAGCAGTTGCGAGTTCGCCCTGATGGGGCAGATCTTGCAGGAGCGCACTTTGATGATCGAGGAGGTGCATGGGAAGATGGCTGATCTCGTCAAATAACCCCGCAGGTTCGCTGGTATGAAAACCAAGGGAAAGTCTGCGGAAATTTATATCTTGAAAAATTCATGTAAAACATTAATATTTCGACTCGTGGGTAGTCCGGGGGAGCGAGATATAAATGATATGATATCACGACGGATAAGACGATCAGCAGGTTATCGGCGACGGATCAGGGGCGCGGCGGTGCTGCTTGCGCTGTTTTTCACATTGCATTCTGTCCCGTCTCTGGCGATGGACCCTTCATCGCTTTTGGATAAAAGCCTTAAGGCGTTGCGGCTTTCGGGAGCAACTGTTGCGCCGCAGGATGTGGCGGCGGAGCCGATTGTGTTCATCTACAATGATGCGATCCGCGTGAAATGGCAAAAGGGGATGGCGGAAGGAAGCTTTATCGGCATTGAAGGCAACTATGACTTTGGCGCGCCCTATGGATCTTCGGCCTATGGGCCTGATCCGGAGCAGGGAGGCCGGGTTACCTTTGATGTCAAGGCGGCGCTCGGGTTGGTGCTGACCGAGAAAAGCCGGGTTTATCTTTACACCGGGGCCAGCAATGCCGGACTGCATATCAGCGAAAATCATTATCAGCGCGCCGCGGATTTCTATTTCGGGATCGGATTCGAGATTAATGTGACCGAAGAGATGAAATTACGCGCCGAATATAATCTGACCAATTACGGCAATAACTGGCTGCGCGACGGCTTTACCGAAATTAATCGAGGGCAGGAGGGAGATCAAACGTTCCTGACCCGGATGCTTTGGCTATTTTAATCTGCATATTAAGAAGTGGGAATGACATGCGTTTTTTTTCTTTCCGGAAGTTTATGGTTTTGTTTGCTATTATGGGGGTGGCCAGTTTTTCGGTGGCTGCCGCGTCTTCCGCCCCTGAAGAAGGACCGGCAGGGGAAATTTCCTACGGTCAGAATGCGGCCGCCGGCCACTATGCCGACATTAATGGCATCAAATTCTATTATGAAACATATGGCGACGGCGCGCCGCTTATTCTTATTCATGGCAATGGAGGCAGCATCGCTAGCCTGGCGGCGCAAATCGCCTTCTTTTCCCGGACATATAAAGTCATTGTCGCCGACAGCCGAGGGCATGGCAAATCAGGTCTGGGGGATCAACCCCTGACCTATAGCCAGATGATGGAGGACTGGAACGTCCTTCTGGATTTTCTCAATATTCAACAGGCGTCGATCTTTGGCTGGAGCGACGGCGGAATTCTCGGGCTATTGCTGGCGATCGATCACCCGGATAAAGTGGCTAAAATGGCTATTATGGGGGCGAATCTCAGGCCCGATGACACGGCGGTTCATGGGTGGGTCAAGCCGATTCTGGCTCAGGCGGAGCAGGATGTCGAGGCTCAAATCGCCGGTAAAGATACGTCTCGGAACTGGGCGCTTCAGAAGCAATTGCTGGCTTTGCTGAAAACCCAACCGGATATCAAGGTCGAGAGCCTGCATAAGATTATGGCGCCGGTATTGGTCATGGCGGGGGATCGGGATGTGATCAGGGGGGAACATACGCTTGAAATATTCAACAATATCGAAAAGTCGCAGCTGGCGATTTTGCCGGGCAATACGCATTTTGCGCCGGTTACCGATGCGAAAAAATTCAACGCGATCCTGAATGACTTTTTTGAAACGCCCTTCAGTATGCCGACGACACAGGCGATCATGGAACAACATTGATCTGAGAGGAGGCAGGCGCAGATTCTGGGCGCAGATTCTGGGCGATGTCCCCTCTGAGGCGTTATTTCACTGATGGTAGTCCGTCGATGCTGACCCGGTTCTTCTCCTGGAAATAGTCTTCGATGCCTTTGGGGCCTTTTTTCTCGGCCCATTTGGTCAGGGTCTGCCGTTCCTCGCCGGTCTCGAAGATCGGTACGCCATAACCGCAGGATGTCTGCAAATTGTCAATGGCGATGGTAAAAATTTGGCGGATGCCGGGGGCGTCGTCAAACATCTTCATCAAGTCGGCAAAGCGTGCGCTGCCCGGGGCATGGGATGTGCCGCGCCCGTATATCCGCAAGATCAGGGCGTTGCGGGTATAACTGTTGAACATCACCGTAATGCGCCCGTCGTCAAGCAGATGAGCCGCCGTCTCATTACCGCTGCCGACAAAATCCAGATAGGCGACTTCGGTCGGGGAAGTAATGCGGAAGCAGTCAAGCCCCTTGGGTGACAGGTTAATGCGGCCCTGTTTCGGGGCGGTGGCGACAAAAAACATCTGCTGCGCGGAGATGAAATCAATATGTTTCTGCTCTAGAGCATTAAAAAAATCAGCCATGAAATTTTTATCCTGTAAATTCAAAAAATAATATAAGAGACTTAACCTTCCGTGCCGCCGACCGTCAGGCCATCAACCCGCAAAGTGGGTTGTCCGACGCCGACGGGGACGCTTTGTCCTCCCTTGCCACAGATGCCAACGCCGCTGTCCAGTTCCAGATCGTTGCCGATGGCGGAAACTTTGGTCAGCACATCGGCGCCATTGCCGATCAGGGTCGCGCCCTTGACCGGTGCGCCGATCTTGCCGTTTTTGATCTGATAGGCTTCTGTACAGCTAAACACAAACTTGCCATTGGTGATGTCGACCTGTCCGCCGCCGAAATTAACCGCATAGAGGCCGTCCTTGACCCCGGCGAGAATTTCCGCCGGGTCCTGTTCTCCGGCCCGCATGTAGGTATTGGTCATGCGGGGCATCGGTTGATGGGCGTAGCTCTGACGGCGGCCATTGCCGGTGGCGTCGACGCCCATCAGGCGGGCATTCATCCGGTCCTGCATATAACCAACGAGAATGCCGTCTTCAATCAGGGTGGTGCAATTGGTCGGGGTGCCTTCATCATCAAAGGTCAGGGAGCCGCGCCGGTTGGGCAGGGTGCCGTCATCGACAATGGTCACGCCGGGCGCGGCAATGCGCTTGCCCATCAGGCCGGCGAAAGCCGAGGTGCTCTTGCGGTTGAAATCGCCTTCGAGCCCATGGCCGATGGCTTCATGCAGCAATACGCCGGGCCAGCCGGGGCCGAGCACCACATCCATCTCACCGGCCGGGGCGGCGACGCTGTCCAGATTGACCAATGCCTGACGCAGGGCCTCATTGACCTGCCCCTGCCAGTTTTCCTGGGTGAGCAATTGACTGTATTCATAGCGCCCGCCTGCGCCCTGATAGCCACTTTCCATGCGGTCGCCGTCTTTGACGACGACGCTGACATTCAGCCGGACGAGGGGGCGGATATCGCGCACCCGGTGGCCGCCGGGGCGGATGATTTCCACGGTCTGCCATTCGCCGGTGATCGAACTGCTGACCTGACAGACCTTCGGGTCGCGGTCGCGGGCATAGGCGTCAATTTTTTCCAGCAAACTGATCTTGTCGCGAAAGGCCATGCCGAGCAGGGGATTTTCTTCCGCATAAAGCTTTTCATTGGTGCCTTTGGGATGCAGGGCCAGTGTGCCGCCCGGACCGGTGTTGATTGATGTTACCGTATCACGGGCGCGTTTCAGGGCGTCTTCGCTGAGTTCGGAAGAATGCGCATAGCCGCTGACTTCGCCGAGGACGGCGCGCAGGCCGAATCCCTTGGTGGTGTCATAAGCGGCGCTTTTCAGGCGTCCATCGTCGAAGGAAAAGCTTTCTGACTGGGCATATTGCAGGTAAAGCTCGCCATCGTCCATGGCCCCCAGGGTTTCGTCAACCAGTCTTTGGGTGCGGACAGAATCGAGGGCGTTGTCGGAAAAAAAGTGGGAATCGTCGGAAGTCATAGGGTTTACACCTGCTAAAGGCCTTAAATATTTCAAGGATTGATTTAGAGGCAACTATAAACGACGGGGCTTGGTTTTGGCAAGAAGTGGCTGTAAAATAGGAGAATTGAAAAAATTTCAAGCTCAAAATACCTTGTGAACTAAAGCATTGATCTATGTCAATGCTTACATCTCTAATTGAATTTGATAATAGTTCCTTGAGCTATGTCAAATTTATAGTTATAAAGCTCGAAATGTCGCGTTTTCTCAGGGTGGAACCAGAAAATTCAAACTATATCCGGGTGTGCGGCGGGTTTCTTAATTCATTTTTGGATTTAAGGGGTAAGACGAATATGTCTCTCAATAAGTTATTCAGCGTTGTGACAGCGTTTATCGTCACATTTTTTTCATTCGGGGCTCCGGCTCTTGCAAACGGTACCAATTACGCAGAACCCAAGCAGTTGGGGTTCATGGAACCTGTAACAGAAGTGATGCGTGATATCGTTGGTTTTCATGACCTTCTGTTATGGATGTGTATCATTGTAAGTGTTTTCGTACTGGTTTTAATGATTTATATCTTCATTAAATTCAATGCCAAGGCAAACCCAAATCCCTCCAGCACCACCCATCATACCGGTCTGGAAATTGTCTGGACCACCGTGCCAATCCTGATTCTTCTGGTGATTGCGATCCCGTCCTTCAAACTTCTCTATAAAGAAGATGTGATCCCGCAATCTGACCTGACGATTAAAGCTATCGGCAATCAGTGGTATTGGACTTACGAATATCCCGATCATGACAATATGTCGATTGATGCCTATATCCTGAGCGATGAAGACGCCAAGGCCGCCGGTCACCCGCGCCTGTTGGGAACGGACGCGCATATCGTCGTGCCAGTCAACAAGACTGTACGCATGATCGTTACCGCAAGCGATGTTATCCACGCCTGGGCCATGCCGGCCTTTGGTGTGAAGATTGACGCGGTGCCAGGTAAGTTGAATGAAACCTGGTTTAAAGCAGAAAAAGAAGGCATGTTTTACGGTCAGTGTTCCGAGCTTTGCGGCAAGGATCACGGCTTTATGCCGATCATGGTGAAAGTAGTCTCGCAAGAGGAATACGAGGCCTGGTTGGTTGAAGCCAAAGAAGAATATGCTGAAACTGAAACAGATAATCTGACCCGTGTAGCCGCCGTGCTGCCGGCTCAGCAGTAAGGAGCGTCGTCTGATGAGTAGCGAAGCACACGCAAATCCAACCGGCTGGCGTCGTTGGGTACTATCCACAAACCATAAAGACATCGGGACGATGTATCTGATTTTTGCCATCTTTGCCGGGATTCTCGGTGGGGCCTTTTCCGGCCTGATGCGTGGTGAATTGATGGAACCAGGAATCGAATTCCTCACAGCCTTTACCAATGGCGATGTGGAAGCTGCCAAGCATTTCTTTAATGTTCTGATCACCGGTCACGGTCTTATCATGGTCTTCTTCATGGTGATGCCGGCTTTGATTGGCGGGTTTGGTAACTGGTTCGTGCCGATCATGATCGGGGCGCCGGACATGGCTTTCCCGCGCATGAACAATATCTCCTTCTGGCTGCTGCCGGCGGCGATTGGTCTGCTGATCCTGTCCACCTTCATGGAAGGGGCGACATACCCCGGAGTAGGTGCGGGCTGGACAGTTTATGCGCCATTGTCAACCTCCGGTCACGGTGGTCCGGCCATGGATCTGGCGATCTTCTCGCTGCATATCGCCGGGGCGTCTTCTATTATGGGCGCGATCAACTTCATCTGTACCATCTTCAACATGCGCGCGCCGGGCATGACATTGCATAAAATGCCTTTGTTTGTATGGTCCGTTCTGGTTACTGTCTTCCTGCTGTTGTTGTCTCTGCCGGTTCTGGCGGGCGCCATCACCATGCTGTTGACAGACCGTAACTTCGGCACGCATTTCTTTGATGCCGCCGGTGGTGGTGATCCGATCCTGTATCAGCATCTGTTCTGGTTCTTCGGTCACCCAGAAGTTTATATCTTGATCCTGCCGGGTTTTGGTCTGGTCAGTC
It encodes the following:
- a CDS encoding indolepyruvate ferredoxin oxidoreductase family protein — its product is MTNSAPQQAQPVTLDDYQLDDRYKRTSGQIFLTGTQALVRIPLLQAEADKKAGLNTAGFISGYRGSPLGNYDRELWTCGATLKEHNITFTPGINEELAATAVLGSQQVETSGHADYDGVFGIWYGKGPGADRASDALKHANSFGASPHGGVLVVAGDDHGAVSSSMNHQSEQLMESWMMPVLAPSNLLDYLNFGLYGFALSRYSGCWSGFIAVSEVVESAATVNMDLVNDSFVFPPHEGYDKNALHYRWPDPFPQIEGRLIDHKLKAVHAFARANPLDQVIWDGDKPAGGARKPLGIVTCGKAYLDLMEALAKAGIDKDTAEKAGLSIFKIGLTWPIEPEGVTAFCRQFDRIVVVEEKRSFVERQIRDLFYNMPAENRPVIVGKKREDGTQMLNPVGEISPEDVLAALTPYLQGIGLNHTLDQLNNAVVEKIDSLKTFEHKDFRTPYFCSGCPHNTSTKVPDGSRAMLGIGCHFMANGMDRNSGQLTQMGGEGVNWIGQSQFTHEGHIFQNLGDGTYYHSGLLAIRQAVAAKVNITYKILYNDAIAMTGGQPLEGTLLPDQISRQLHNEGVRAIYVVTDEPEKYKGVTHFAPGVTIHHRDELDDVQRKLREVKGVSALIYDQTCASEKRRRRKKKQFPDPPKRAFINQAVCEGCGDCSVASNCVSIMPQETELGRKRMIDQSSCNKDYSCINGFCPSFVTVHGGSVKKGAKTSSDSFLDQVPMPTLPAMDQGYDIMVTGIGGTGIVTIGQIMVMAAHLEGKGATVLDFTGFAQKGGSVISYLRLAPHADDIKAVRIGTGEADLLLGCDMVVAGSPESLRTLQEKKSSVILNTQKIQTAQFTLNRDADIHDDLITRNIRRVVGEDALNTVDATRLATALMGDSIATNMFLFGYAWQQGTVPLSLDAIYRAIELNGVAIDSNKQSFSWGRIAAHDVKMIEQALPHPLSQDAPFTELEDIVNYRATFLKEYQDQALANKYLSTVETIRALEDKIGGSDHTLTKAVARNYFKLLAIKDEYEVARLYTNGDFERRLNQQFEGDFKIHFHMAPPLIAPKDSKGHLRKMEFGGWMHKALKVVARLRGLRGTAFDVFGRTEERKMERRLISDYEDLMAIFADSLTSEKLSSAIALSEIPEDIRGYGHVKEKSVELATQKSALLLQEYHSRDKHKEVA
- a CDS encoding Lrp/AsnC family transcriptional regulator, yielding MAKLDSIDFNILRELQENGRLSNHDLAKRVGLSPSPCWRRAKRLEDEGIIDHYAAILNAEKAGFHLIAFAHVMLEKHQMEMLEQFDEAICQRPEVLEYYSMSGDYDFLMKVTTRNIKEYEDFQTGFLMRLPVVRSVSTSFVLKQKKHTTRLPLRLLESPEK
- a CDS encoding thioredoxin family protein, encoding MTKAFFYHAGCPVCVSAEQQLLETLDRSRFDIHVVHLGQDAAKFADAEQAGVLSVPALVVNNTVFHINFGASLADLKGGAA
- a CDS encoding MarR family winged helix-turn-helix transcriptional regulator, which encodes MKTNRIYHYLERMGELLKVSARHAGADHGLQPVHLEVLRYLSVCNRYSDTPMAVTEYLGQTKGTVSQTIKILEKKELVRKEADQNDKRMTHLKVTKQGRDFIDANLPTDMFVTACQNLSETQQAEIDAALDLLLTTMIRSNHMKSFGVCSSCQFNLKRGEGAYFCDLVKAPLTRDDTKLICREHDAGDRDAQGNLRRLK
- a CDS encoding GFA family protein, with protein sequence MLTGECFCGAITYQIDGKVRDARSCHCSRCRKVFSAQASAYALVDKNEFTWLTGQEKLTSYMGEHGFGFQFCTHCGSTLCGVYRGDIHGITLGCLNEDPEIEIGYHLYVGSRATWEALPASGKLYEEGQTENEVAK
- a CDS encoding helix-turn-helix domain-containing protein, with the translated sequence MTPISRLQCRAARSLLDWRQDELEAASNVAKKTIADFERGARTPRPVNLEAIKGALETAGIEFIPENGGGTGVRLKK
- a CDS encoding outer membrane beta-barrel protein — its product is MISRRIRRSAGYRRRIRGAAVLLALFFTLHSVPSLAMDPSSLLDKSLKALRLSGATVAPQDVAAEPIVFIYNDAIRVKWQKGMAEGSFIGIEGNYDFGAPYGSSAYGPDPEQGGRVTFDVKAALGLVLTEKSRVYLYTGASNAGLHISENHYQRAADFYFGIGFEINVTEEMKLRAEYNLTNYGNNWLRDGFTEINRGQEGDQTFLTRMLWLF
- a CDS encoding alpha/beta fold hydrolase, whose product is MRFFSFRKFMVLFAIMGVASFSVAAASSAPEEGPAGEISYGQNAAAGHYADINGIKFYYETYGDGAPLILIHGNGGSIASLAAQIAFFSRTYKVIVADSRGHGKSGLGDQPLTYSQMMEDWNVLLDFLNIQQASIFGWSDGGILGLLLAIDHPDKVAKMAIMGANLRPDDTAVHGWVKPILAQAEQDVEAQIAGKDTSRNWALQKQLLALLKTQPDIKVESLHKIMAPVLVMAGDRDVIRGEHTLEIFNNIEKSQLAILPGNTHFAPVTDAKKFNAILNDFFETPFSMPTTQAIMEQH
- a CDS encoding pyridoxamine 5'-phosphate oxidase family protein produces the protein MADFFNALEQKHIDFISAQQMFFVATAPKQGRINLSPKGLDCFRITSPTEVAYLDFVGSGNETAAHLLDDGRITVMFNSYTRNALILRIYGRGTSHAPGSARFADLMKMFDDAPGIRQIFTIAIDNLQTSCGYGVPIFETGEERQTLTKWAEKKGPKGIEDYFQEKNRVSIDGLPSVK